The Polaribacter sp. KT25b genome contains the following window.
CAAGTGCCTAGTAAATTTTTTTACGAATGGTTAGAAGAGCATTATATTAAATTATTACGTGTTGCATTAGTAAGACAATTAGGAAATGAAGCCAAATTGATTTACGATGTAAAAATGGAAAATAATTACAGTAGTAATAGACCCCAAATTGTAAAAATTCCTAGTTCTAATAGAGATCCTTTAAAGCCACAAAAAGTTACTGTGCCTTTAGATTCGTCTAGTAAAAGGGAACTAAGAAATCCTTTTATTATACCAGGTTTACAAAAAGTAAAAATAGAATCTCAATTAAATGCAAATTACAGTTTTGCAAATTTTATTGAAGGCGATTCTAACAGATTAGCGCGTTCTGCAGGAATGGCAGTTGCTAATAAACCAGGTGGAACTTCTTTTAATCCGTTATTAATTTATGGTGGTGTTGGTTTAGGTAAAACACATTTATCGCACGCAATTGGTGTAGATATTAAAGACAAATATCCAGATAAAACTGTTTTATATATTTCTTCGGAAAAATTTACACAACAATTTATAGATTCAGTAAAATCGAACACCAGAAATGATTTTATTCATTTTTACCAAATGATTGATGTTTTAATTATTGATGATGTTCAATTTTTATCTGGTAAAGCTGGAACGCAAGATGTATTCTTCCATATTTTTAATCATTTGCATCAAAATGGTAAACAAGTTATTTTAACTTCGGATAAAGCGCCTGTTGATATGCAAGATATTGAACAGCGCTTATTATCTCGTTTTAAATGGGGATTATCAGCAGAATTACAATCGCCAGATTATGAAACTAGGATATCTATTTTACAAAATAAATTGTACAGAGATGGCGTAGAAATGCCAGTAGATATTATTGAATATATTGCGAAAAACATTAAATCTAATGTAAGAGAGTTAGAAGGTGTTCTTATTTCTATGATTGCTCAAGCGTCATTTAATAGAAAAGAGTTTTCTATAGAGTTAGCGAAACAGATTGTAGATAAGTTTGTAAAAAATACTAAGAAAGAAGTTTCTATAGATTATATTCAAAAAGAAGTTTCTAAATATTTTGATATGGATGTTGCTACTTTACAATCTAAAACTAGAAAAAGACATATTGTTCAGGCGCGTCAATTAGCTATGTATTTTGCAAAAAGATTAACTAAAACTTCTTTAGCAAGTATTGGTAATCAAATTGGGCAAAGAGATCATGCAACAGTTTTACATGCTTGTAAAACCGTAGATAATCTTACAGAAACTGATAAACAATTTAGAAAATACGTTGACGATTTAACTAAGAAGTTAACGTTCTAAAAAAATATTTTATAATGATAAATGTACTTATGGTTTGCTTGGGTAATATTTGTCGTTCGCCATTAGCAGAAGGAATTTTAGTTTCAAAAGTAGATAATAAAATCGTTTTTGTAGATTCTGCCGGAACAGGAGCTTATCATATTGGCAATCTGCCAGATGTTCGCTCTATAAAAGTTGCTAAAAAATACGGAATAGATATTACAAACCAAAGAGCAAGAAAATTTTCAGTAAAAGATTTTGATTCTTTTGATTATATTTATGTGATGGATGAAAGTAATTATCAAAATATTTTGATGTTGGCTAGAAATACAGCTGATGAAAACAAAGTACATTTGATTTTAAACGAAACACATCCAACTAAAAATTTATCAGTTCCAGATCCTTATCATGGAGGAAATCAGGGTTTTGAAAATGTGTATAAAATGTTAGATGAAGCTTGCGAAATTATAGCAAACAAATTGTCTAGTTAAAATGCTTTTTTATTAGTAAAAATCTAAAAAAAAGCTATTTAAAATATAAAAAATGATTGGTAAACTCTATTTAATTCCCACAACTTTAGGAGATACAGAACCTTTAGAAGTAATGCCTTTATCAGTAAAAAATGTAATAGATCAATTAGATTACTTTATTGTAGAAAATGAAAAATCTGCAAGAAGATTTATAAAAAAAATAACTCCAGAAAAAAAACAATCTTCTTTGCACATTATGTCTTTAGATAAATATGCAGAAGAAATAGAAACTTTAACCTATTTAGATGTTTGCCAAAAAGGAATTAGTGTTGGTTTATTGTCTGAAGCAGGAGTTCCTGCAATTGCAGATCCTGGTGCAAGTATGGTAAAATTGGCGCATCAAAAAAATATACAAGTAGTTCCTTTAGTTGGTCCTTCGTCTATTTTAATGGCAATGATGGGGTCTGGAATGAACGGACAAAATTTTGCTTTTAATGGCTATTTACCAATTGACAAAGGAGCTAGAAAAAATGCGATTAAAGATTTAGAAAAATTATCTAAAGACAAAAATCAATCGCAAATTTTTATAGAAACTCCTTATAGAAACGAAAAAATGTTTACTGAGTTAAAAGATACTTTAGCACCAATAACGCATTTATGTATTGCCGCAGATATCACATTACCATCAGAATATATAAAAACAATGATGGTAAAAGATTGGAAGCGTCAAAAGCCAGATTTACATAAAAAGCCAGCTATTTTTATAATTCAGAAGTAATTAAGCTTTTGCGTTTTTGTCTGCCTCGATATTAGAAACATCATAACCGCCAAACTTTTTTAAATAGCTTTTAATTGTTGTTCCGTAAGCATCAGAAAAACAATCTTTACCATTACTTCTTAAGTAATTTTTTACATTACCAGCTCCACTTAAATGAGCAGCAGCTAAAATTCCAGATTCTGTAATTGTAATTCCGTTAATTACTTTTCCTACAGAGCGTTTAATGTCTTTTCTTAAAATCCATTTATTAACTTTACACAAAGCAATAAAAGCTTGTTCTTGTAATTCTGGATTTAGTAAAAAATCTCTAGTGTTATAAATATTTAATCGCTCTAAAGTTGTTCTACCAAATTGATATTTGCCTAAATAACCTAAAGTATTTACTACAGTATATCTTCCTTGAGATTCTTTAAATGCAACAGCTTGTTTAAAAGCTACAAAGTTTTTTTGTAAGTATGGAATGTTATACTCTAAATACTTTGGATATGAAACCGGTTTGTCTTCTTCTAAAGTAGTTAAAGAAGTTGTAGTTGCTAGTACTACAATCGAACTACTTAAATATAAAAACTTTTTGATTACCATGTAATAATTCTACTTTCTGTTTTGCGGGGGCAAAATTAATACATAAAATTAAAATGATTGATAATCAATATGTTAAAAAATATAAAAATTATTGTAATCGAAGTATATGACAATTTTCATTATTGATTTACGATTACTAAATGGTTTCGTAATGTGATATTAATAAATAAAACGCAATTATTTAAGAATTTAATTTTTATCTATTTACACCTTGTTTATTTAACCAAATATGATATTTAGCGGCATTATTGTTATGTTGAGTAAGTGTTTTTGCAAAGGTATGATACCCAATTTTATCAATACTGGCGCACATGTACATGTATTTGTGCTTTGTTGCATTTAGAACTGCATCAATGCTAGAAATGTCTGGCATTGAAATTAAAGTTGGTGGTAATCCAATATTTTTATAAGTATTATATGGCGAATTTATCTCTAAATCTGCCGTTAAAACTCTTTTTACGGCAAAATCTTGTCCTTTTTGTTCTCTAATGCTATAAATAATTGTTGGATCTGCTTGTAAAGGCCAGCCGTATTTTAGTCGATTTAAATACAAACCAGCAACAATTGGGCGTTCAGAATTTTTTGCAGTTTCTTTTTGAACGATAGATGCTAAAGTAATAACTTCTTCTTTAGACATTTTTAAAGCTTTGGCTTTTTCTAATCTTGATGAATTCCAAAAACGATTGTATTCTAATAATAATTTATCTCTAAATCCATCAGCAGAAACATTCCAATAAATTTGGTAACTATTAGGAATACAGATTTGCAAAACAGATTTTGGTGTAAGTTTATTTTCTGATAAAAATTTTGCATCAGTAAAAGAGTTTAAGATAGATAAGGAATCAATTTCTAATTGTTCTGCAATTCTACCAGCAAATTTCTCTAAAGTATCTTGATTATTAAAAGAAACATTTAAGGCAGTTTGATTACCGATTCTTAACATGTTAACAAGATCGTTGTTAGACATGCCTTCTTTTAAAATATATCTTCCGCTTTTAGGTTTCGAAAAATTCTTCTTTGCTGCAACTAATAAAAAAGTACTTGGGTGTTTAGAATATTCAGCTATTTTGTCTTTAATATTTACCAAACTATCTGTAGAATACACAAAAAGAACAGTTTCTTTTGTAATCGCTTTTCCAAATATTTTCTGATAATAGTTGTATCCAATAATTCCACCAATTAATAGAACGGTAATTATAGCAGTATATGTAAATTTTTTACCCAAGGTATTTTATTTTTTAATTGAAATGCAAAACTACTCTTTTATCAACTGAAATAAAACTTCATCCTTAAATTTTCCTTCGGATAAAATCCAATCTTTTTTGATGCCAATTTTTACAAAGTTATGTTTTTTAAATAAAGTTAAGCTTTTATCATTATCTGTGGTAATAGTTGCAAATAATTGATGTAATTGTAAATACGTAAATGAATAATTTATTAAAAGAGATAAAGCTTCTGAGGCAAAACCTTTTTTTTGAAAATCAGGATGAATTAGAATGCCAATGCCAGCTCTTTTGTGTTGCGGATTAAAATCAAACAAATCAATCATTCCTATTTGTTTTTTTGTTGATTTATCTTCAATTAATAAACGTAGTTGTTTGCTTTCGTAGATATCTAAATGTGCATTTTCTAAATACTGTTTTAAAATGTATTTAGAAAATGGAGTTTGAGTATGGCTAACTTCCCAAAAAGATTCGTTGTTTTCTATTTGATATAGAAATTCTAAATCTTCTGGTTCAAGAGCTCTTAAATTTATTTTTTCTCCTATAAGTGTATTCATTATATTTCTAGACTTCCTTTAAAAACAAATTTTGCAGGTCCTTTTAAAAATACATTTTTGTAAATACTATTTTCTTCCGTAAAAGAAACTTCTAAAACGCCACCTTCAACAGGTAAAGAAATTAAATTGCTGTTTGTTTTGTTCGTTTTGTGCATTGCAATGGCAACCGCTGTAACTCCTGTTCCGCAAGCTAAAGTTTCATCTTCAACACCTTTTTCATACGTTCTTACTCTAAAAGTACTGTCATTAATTTGCTGAACAAAGTTTACATTACTTCCTGGATTTTCATAAGAATATCTAATTTTTTTTCCGTTTTCAAAAACAGGATATTCATTTAAGTCATCAACCAATTCTACATGATGCTGTGTGCCTGTATATGCAAAAACTGAATTTTCATTTACTTTTATTTCATCAACATTAATCATTTTAAGAGAAATAATTCTGTTATTAATGGTAGCAAAATGTTCACCATCAAAAGCGATAAAAGTAGTTTCTGAATCAATAATTTCTAAATATTTAGCAAAAGCAACAGCACATCTTCCGCCATTTCCACAAAAAGTTTCACTTCCATCCGCATTAAAATAAATCATTTTAAAGTCGAAATTTTCATCATTTTCGATTAAAATAATTCCGTCTGCACCAACACCAAAATGTCTGTCAGCCAAATGCGAAATAATGTCAGTATTTTCTTTTGGAAAGATTTTTGTTCTGTTATCTATCATCACAAAATCATTACCAGTTCCTTGATACTTGTAAAATGTTAAATTCATAAAACAAAGATACTAATTTCAAGTATTAAAAAGCTGTGTTAAAACGTGGTTAAAATCAGTTAAAACTAAGTTAAACAGATTTTTTGAAAAAGTTTAATCTGTATATTTGAGTAATGAATAATTAAAAATTTAGAATTATGAAGAAATTTTTTGGTTTATTAGGAATGGCAATTTTAGGAGGCGCAATTACTTTAGGTGGTTACAAAATGCTTTTTAAAGACAATGTAGTTATTGAAAGGAATGTGCCAGAAAAAATGCAAACAGTTCAAACAAATTATACGCCAACTATTGATGGTCATTCAACAGCAGTTGCTGCATCTGCAATAGATTTTACTATTGCTGCAGAAAAATCTTTAAATGCGGTTGTACATGTTAAAAACACAGCAATTAGAACACAATCAAACCCTTTAGATATTTTCTTTGGTAACGGAAATGGAACACGAAAATATGAGCAAGTTGGTACAGGAAGTGGTGTAATCATTTCTTCGGATGGTTATATTGTAACAAATAATCATGTTGTTGATAGTGCAAACGAAATTGATATTACCTTAAATAATAAGAAAACATACAGTGCTAAATTAATAGGGACAGATAAAGAGAATGACATTGCGTTGTTAAAAATTGATACAGAAATGGATTTGCCTTTTGTGCCTTTTGCAGATTCTGATGCTATAAAAGTAGGGGAATGGGTTTTAGCAGTTGGTAATCCGTATAATTTAACATCAACAGTAACTGCAGGAATTGTAAGTGCAAAAGGTAGAGATTTAGAAGGTAACTCTGCAATTGATTCTTTTATACAAACTGACGCCGCAGTAAATCCTGGAAATAGTGGTGGAGCTTTGGTAAATACAAGAGGAGAATTGGTAGGAATTAATACTGCAATTTCTTCTAAAACAGGTTCTTTTGTTGGATATTCATTTGCAGTTCCATCAAACATTGCAAAAAAAGTGATTGACGATTTACTAGAATTTGGCGCTGTACAAGAAGCGGTAATTGGTATTCGTTTTTCTCCGGTTGATAATGATAAAATAGAAGGCGTAAAAATAATGGCTGTAGAAAAAGGGCAAGGTGCAGCAAAAGCAGGATTAAAAGAAAATGACATTATAGTAAAAGTAAATAATATTGATATTACTAAATTCTCTGAATTAAGAGGTCAATTAACAGCAAAAAGACCAGGAGAAACTGTAAATATTACTGTTGATAGAAGCGGAGAATTATTAACAAAAACCGTTAAACTAAGTAAAAAAGAAAAACAATATATTTCTAAATCTTTTAATTGGGAATTAAAAAACTTATCAAAAGAAGAATTAAAAAGAAATAATATTAAATACGGAGTTAAAATTATTGAAACAGGAGACAGAGATTCAAAAAACAGTTTAAAGAATTTTATCATCACAAAAATTAATGATGAAGAAGTTGAAACTGCAGAAGAAGCCGTGAAACTTTTAGAAAGTGTAGCGAAAAGTAGATATTCTATTGTATTAGAAATGGTAAATACAGAGGGGGAAAAAGAAATGTTACGTTTTAGATAATTTGTTAAAATAAATTTTAATAAAGAATCCTGATTTAAAACATCAGGATTTTTTTATGTACTAAACTTTTATACGAAATCGATTTCGTGTTTTAAAAAAAAGAAATACTTTTACATTTATAAAAATTACTAAAAGAACTATGCTAACAAATTTAGATTACGAAAAAGAAGTTGCTATACAAGCAATAACAAGAAGAGCTACTATTAAATTTATAAATATTGTAAATGATTTATGGTATGATAAATCGATAGAATTAGTGTTATTTAGAAATCCATTAGTAGACAAAAGAGCGAGTGAAGTTTTAAATTTAATTAATTATGCTAAAGAATTTGTAAACAAACCAATTACAATTATTGATGCGTTAAATATTGCAAAAGCAATTCAGAAAATAGATTTGCCATCCTCAAAATTAGATATTGGTAAATTAGCTTATGAGTGTCATTTAAATCCAAAAGGGTGTGAAGACAAAGTAGCTTTTGTACAAAAGCAATTAAAAAATGCAACCGAATTTAAAGACATTACGCCAAAAGATGTTGTTTTATATGGTTTTGGTAGAATTGGGCGTTTGTTAGCAAGAGAATTAATGACCAAAATGGGCAAAGGTTCTCAATTACGTTTAAGAGCAATTGTAACTCGTGGCGAAATTACACAAGCTGTTTTAGATAAAAGAGCCTCTTTATTAAGTGTAGATTCTGTTCATGGAGATTTTTTAGGAACCGTAGAAACAGATATTGAACACAAAGCTTTAATTATAAACGGAACAACCGTTTTTATGATTACTGCAAATAATCCAGAAGAAATAGATTACACAGCATATAATATTAATAACGCATTAATTATTGATAATACAGGCGCTTTTAGAGATAATGAAGCATTAAGCAGACATTTAAAATCTAAAGGAGCAAGTAAAGTTTTAATCACGGCACCAGCAAAAGGAGTTCCTAATATTGTTCATGGTGTAAATCACAAACAGTACAATTCTGATAACATAGATATTTTTTCTGCGGCTTCTTGTACAACCAATGCAATTACACCAATTTTAAAAGTTTTAGAAGATAATTTCGGAATTAAAAAAGGGCATTTAGAAACCATTCACGCGTACACAAACGATCAGAATTTGGTAGACAATATGCACAATAAATCTAGAAGAGGAAGAGCCGCAGCTTTAAATATGGTAATTACAGAAACAGGAGCAGGTGCAGCAGTTTCAAAAGCAATACCGGCTTTGTCAGGTAAATTAACATCCAATGCAATTAGAGTTCCTGTACCTAATGGATCTTTAGCAATTTTAAATTTACAATTAAGAGTTCCAGTTTCAGCAGAAGCAATAAATTCAATTATAAAAAAGTACGCTTTAGAGGGCGATTTAGTAGAACAAATAAAATATTCGTTAGATCCAGAATTGGTTTCTTCAGATGTTATTGGTACAACAGCTCCATCAATTTTCGATAGTACAGCTACAATTACAGACAAAGAAACAATTGTAGTTTATGTTTGGTACGATAACGAATACGGGTATTCTCATCAAGTAATGCGTTTAGCAAAACACATAGCAAAAGTTAGAAGATTTACGTATTATTAGTAAAACTCTAGATGAATTCAATTTATTTTAAGAAAGTAAAATATTATCCTTAAATGTATGAAAAGTCCAAAATGATAAAATGTTTTGGGCTTTTTTTAGAAGCTATTTCCTGCTTTCACTACTCGCTTTTTTTGTAAAAAACAAAAAAGAGCTCAAACAGACCGTTCAATCAGGGCTAAGTTTTTTTATCAGCTTTTAGAATAATTATAAACCAATATCTTTTTTTTTGATTTTTTGCTAATAAAAGAAACCCTTCAAGTTTTATAAAAAAACTTAAAGGGTTTAAAAACATTTCCTTTTTCACTAAAAGGTAATAAAATCTGTTTTTAGTTCTTAAGCATAAAATAATTATTCTTCATCAAAAAAGGCAATATTAGCTTCAAATTTATCACTTAAAAACTCATTTTTACCCATCCAATAATCAGAAGTAATTAATTTATATTGGTTGTCATTTTTTTGAAGTTCCCAAATAACATCATTTGCTTCTTCAAACTTTTCTTCAGCACTTAATTGTTTGCCAAACAAACGTTTTATTAAATTATGACTATCTAAATTTTGAGTAATACTTTTTAAAACAATTTCTTTGGTAATATTGGTATCTGCATTTCCTTTAGGTGTAATTTCAAAATCTACAATAGTTGCTTTTGTGTTTGGAAATTTACCCTTAAATGCCTTGTTTAAAAGTTGGTTTATGGAAAAAAGTTCTTTGTGTAAACTAATTACGGGGTATTCTTCAGAAATTTTGTCAACTAACATTTCATAAGAAAGAGAATCTATTTGACCAGCATTTAAATTATCAGATAATCTATAATCTAATACAATGGTAGCAGCTTCACTTGGCTCTCTATCAGCAATTGCCATAAAAAGTAAATCTTGTAATTCTTTAAAATCATTCACTTCATCATTCGCAAAATCAAACCTTTTTAACAGCTCTTTAAAATCTTCTATTGTCCAAGCGTCAGAAAGTGCATCAACTGTAGAAATTTTATGTATTTTTATGCCGTATTTCATTAGGATTATTCCATATTTGAATATGCATTAAATGTACAAATTTTAAATATTAAAAAATAATTTTTCTTATCAAAATAATGACTATTCAAGAAAAAATAAATTTACTTAGAGAAGAGTTAAATAACCATAATTATAATTATTATGTGTTAGATAATGCAACCATATCAGATTTTGATTTTGATATAAAATTGAAAGAGTTAGAAAAATTAGAAGAAGAAAATCCAGTTTTTTTTGATTCGAATTCGCCAACGCAAAGAGTAGGAGGAGCAATCACCAAAAATTTTGAAACAGTTACTCATTTAAATAGAATGTATTCTTTAGATAATTCGTATTCAAAAGAAGATTTGTTAGATTGGGAAAAACGGATTCAAAAAATGCTTGGAACATCAGAAATAGAATATTCTTGCGAATTAAAGTTTGATGGAGCTTCTATAAATTTAACCTATGAAAACGGTCAGTTTATAAAAGCAGTTACTAGAGGAGATGGATTTCAAGGAGATGATGTTTCAACAAATATTCGTACCATAAAATCAATTCCTTTAAGTGTAAATTCAGATTTCGTCCGTAATTTTGAAATGCGTGGAGAAATCATTTTGCCTTTAGATGGTTTTATTAAAATGAACGAAGAACGTGTTGAAAACGGAGAAGAAGAATATAGAAACCCCAGAAATACTGCAAGCGGAAGTTTAAAATTACAAGATAGTGCAGAAGTTGCAAAACGTCCATTAGATTGTTTGTTGTATCAAGTAGTAACATCAGAAAGAAAATATAAAACGCATTTTGAAAGTTTAGAAAATGCAAGAAAAGTAGGGTTTAAAGTTCCTGAAACAATCGCTTTAGCAAAATCTATTGATGAAGTTTTTGATTTTATAAATAATTGGGATTTAAAGCGTCATGAATTGCCTTACGAAACAGACGGAGTTGTAGTTAAAGTAAACAATTTACAACAACAAGAAGAATTAGGCTATACAGCAAAAGCGCCAAGATGGGCAATTGCTTATAAATTTAAAGCAGAACAAGTTGCTACAATTTTAAATGAAATTACCTATCAAGTTGGTAGAACGGGTGCAATAACACCGGTTGCAAATTTAGAACCTGTGCAATTAGCAGGAACTACAGTAAAACGCGCTTCTTTGCACAATGCAGATCAAATTGAAAAATTAGATATTAGAGTAGGAGATACTGTTTTTGTAGAAAAAGGCGGAGAAATTATTCCAAAAATTATTGCTGTTGATTTGTCTAAAAGACCAGAAAATTCTGAGCCAACAATTTACGCTACAAATTGCCCAGAATGTAATACTCCATTAGTAAGAACAGAAGGTGATGCAAAACATTATTGCCCAAATGAGTTTGGTTGTGCACCACAAATTACAGGAAGAATTCAGCATTTTATCAGCAGAAAAGCAATGGATATTGATGGTTTAGGAGGTGAAACTGTAGATTTGTTACGCAAAGAAGGGCTAATTGAAAACTATGCAGATTTGTACGATTTAAAAGTTGAGCAAGTAATTCCGTTAGAAAGAATGGCAGAAAAATCTGCTCAAAATATGATTGAAGGAATAGAAAAATCAAAAAATATTCCTTTTGAAAAAGTTTTATTTGCACTTGGTATACGTTTTGTAGGAGAAACTGTAGCCAAGAAATTGGCAAAACATTTTAAATCGATTGATAAATTAATGACTGCTACTTTTGAAGAATTGATAAATGTTGATGAAATTGGCGATAGAATTGCGCAAAGTATTATTGATTTTTCCAACGATTTAGGAAACATTCAATTAATTAATCGTTTAAAAGCAGCTGGAGTTCAATTAGAAGTTTCAGCAGAAAGTTTGGAAAATCAAACAAATAAATTAGACGGACAAGTTTTTGTGGTTTCAGGCGTTTTTCATCAAATGAGTAGAAATGAACTTAAAAAAGCAATTGAAGATAATGGAGGTAAAGTAAGTTCTTCAATTTCTAAAAAGACAAATTTTATTATTGCTGGTGATAATATGGGGCCAAGTAAATTAACAAAAGCACAAGATTTAGGAATAGCAATAATTTCTGAACAAGATTTTATAGACAAGATTAATTAGAAGTATGGAAAGAAGCTAAGTTTTCTAGCTAATTATATTAAAAAAATCAAATTTTTAAGTTCTCTAAATCATTAATAAAATAACAGTATTTGAAAAAAATAGTATACATATATATAATGATATGTTCTTTTTCGGTTTTAGCCCAAAAAAGAGAAATAGATTCTTTGCCTAAAAGTTTAGAAGACTATGTATTTGTAAAACCTGGAGATACGTTAACAGTTCAGCTAAATGAGTTTTCAATATTACCAAAGCCAAAATTTAAATCCAAAGAAGATATTCGTTATTATTTATGGTTTCGTAAAAAAGTAATGAAGGCATATCCGTTTGCAAAATTGGCGTCAGAAAGATTAGATACTTTGAACAGTAGGTTAGAGAATATACAATCTAAAAGTAAAAAGAGAAAATATACCTTATTAATTCAGAAATATATAGAAGGCGAGTTTACAGAACAAATTAAAAAAATGACGAGAACAGAAGGTCGTATTTTAATAAAATTGATTCATCGTCAAACAGGTAAAACAGCATTTAATAATATAAAAGGCTTAAGAAGTGGCTGGAAAGCTTTTTGGTATAATTCAACAGCAAACATATTTAAGCTATCATTAAAAGACGAATATCATCCAGAATCTGTAAATGAAGATTTCTTAATCGAAGATATTTTACAGCGAGCATTTCAAGACGGAGTATTGAAGAAG
Protein-coding sequences here:
- the dapF gene encoding diaminopimelate epimerase translates to MNLTFYKYQGTGNDFVMIDNRTKIFPKENTDIISHLADRHFGVGADGIILIENDENFDFKMIYFNADGSETFCGNGGRCAVAFAKYLEIIDSETTFIAFDGEHFATINNRIISLKMINVDEIKVNENSVFAYTGTQHHVELVDDLNEYPVFENGKKIRYSYENPGSNVNFVQQINDSTFRVRTYEKGVEDETLACGTGVTAVAIAMHKTNKTNSNLISLPVEGGVLEVSFTEENSIYKNVFLKGPAKFVFKGSLEI
- a CDS encoding peptidoglycan-binding protein LysM, with the translated sequence MVIKKFLYLSSSIVVLATTTSLTTLEEDKPVSYPKYLEYNIPYLQKNFVAFKQAVAFKESQGRYTVVNTLGYLGKYQFGRTTLERLNIYNTRDFLLNPELQEQAFIALCKVNKWILRKDIKRSVGKVINGITITESGILAAAHLSGAGNVKNYLRSNGKDCFSDAYGTTIKSYLKKFGGYDVSNIEADKNAKA
- a CDS encoding S1C family serine protease, encoding MKKFFGLLGMAILGGAITLGGYKMLFKDNVVIERNVPEKMQTVQTNYTPTIDGHSTAVAASAIDFTIAAEKSLNAVVHVKNTAIRTQSNPLDIFFGNGNGTRKYEQVGTGSGVIISSDGYIVTNNHVVDSANEIDITLNNKKTYSAKLIGTDKENDIALLKIDTEMDLPFVPFADSDAIKVGEWVLAVGNPYNLTSTVTAGIVSAKGRDLEGNSAIDSFIQTDAAVNPGNSGGALVNTRGELVGINTAISSKTGSFVGYSFAVPSNIAKKVIDDLLEFGAVQEAVIGIRFSPVDNDKIEGVKIMAVEKGQGAAKAGLKENDIIVKVNNIDITKFSELRGQLTAKRPGETVNITVDRSGELLTKTVKLSKKEKQYISKSFNWELKNLSKEELKRNNIKYGVKIIETGDRDSKNSLKNFIITKINDEEVETAEEAVKLLESVAKSRYSIVLEMVNTEGEKEMLRFR
- the mltG gene encoding endolytic transglycosylase MltG — protein: MGKKFTYTAIITVLLIGGIIGYNYYQKIFGKAITKETVLFVYSTDSLVNIKDKIAEYSKHPSTFLLVAAKKNFSKPKSGRYILKEGMSNNDLVNMLRIGNQTALNVSFNNQDTLEKFAGRIAEQLEIDSLSILNSFTDAKFLSENKLTPKSVLQICIPNSYQIYWNVSADGFRDKLLLEYNRFWNSSRLEKAKALKMSKEEVITLASIVQKETAKNSERPIVAGLYLNRLKYGWPLQADPTIIYSIREQKGQDFAVKRVLTADLEINSPYNTYKNIGLPPTLISMPDISSIDAVLNATKHKYMYMCASIDKIGYHTFAKTLTQHNNNAAKYHIWLNKQGVNR
- the dnaA gene encoding chromosomal replication initiator protein DnaA, whose product is MSFTAESVWTDCLSFIKDNIKPQAYKTWFEPIKPVKLSGEALTIQVPSKFFYEWLEEHYIKLLRVALVRQLGNEAKLIYDVKMENNYSSNRPQIVKIPSSNRDPLKPQKVTVPLDSSSKRELRNPFIIPGLQKVKIESQLNANYSFANFIEGDSNRLARSAGMAVANKPGGTSFNPLLIYGGVGLGKTHLSHAIGVDIKDKYPDKTVLYISSEKFTQQFIDSVKSNTRNDFIHFYQMIDVLIIDDVQFLSGKAGTQDVFFHIFNHLHQNGKQVILTSDKAPVDMQDIEQRLLSRFKWGLSAELQSPDYETRISILQNKLYRDGVEMPVDIIEYIAKNIKSNVRELEGVLISMIAQASFNRKEFSIELAKQIVDKFVKNTKKEVSIDYIQKEVSKYFDMDVATLQSKTRKRHIVQARQLAMYFAKRLTKTSLASIGNQIGQRDHATVLHACKTVDNLTETDKQFRKYVDDLTKKLTF
- a CDS encoding glyceraldehyde-3-phosphate dehydrogenase, which encodes MLTNLDYEKEVAIQAITRRATIKFINIVNDLWYDKSIELVLFRNPLVDKRASEVLNLINYAKEFVNKPITIIDALNIAKAIQKIDLPSSKLDIGKLAYECHLNPKGCEDKVAFVQKQLKNATEFKDITPKDVVLYGFGRIGRLLARELMTKMGKGSQLRLRAIVTRGEITQAVLDKRASLLSVDSVHGDFLGTVETDIEHKALIINGTTVFMITANNPEEIDYTAYNINNALIIDNTGAFRDNEALSRHLKSKGASKVLITAPAKGVPNIVHGVNHKQYNSDNIDIFSAASCTTNAITPILKVLEDNFGIKKGHLETIHAYTNDQNLVDNMHNKSRRGRAAALNMVITETGAGAAVSKAIPALSGKLTSNAIRVPVPNGSLAILNLQLRVPVSAEAINSIIKKYALEGDLVEQIKYSLDPELVSSDVIGTTAPSIFDSTATITDKETIVVYVWYDNEYGYSHQVMRLAKHIAKVRRFTYY
- a CDS encoding low molecular weight protein-tyrosine-phosphatase is translated as MINVLMVCLGNICRSPLAEGILVSKVDNKIVFVDSAGTGAYHIGNLPDVRSIKVAKKYGIDITNQRARKFSVKDFDSFDYIYVMDESNYQNILMLARNTADENKVHLILNETHPTKNLSVPDPYHGGNQGFENVYKMLDEACEIIANKLSS
- a CDS encoding GNAT family N-acetyltransferase, translating into MNTLIGEKINLRALEPEDLEFLYQIENNESFWEVSHTQTPFSKYILKQYLENAHLDIYESKQLRLLIEDKSTKKQIGMIDLFDFNPQHKRAGIGILIHPDFQKKGFASEALSLLINYSFTYLQLHQLFATITTDNDKSLTLFKKHNFVKIGIKKDWILSEGKFKDEVLFQLIKE
- a CDS encoding SAM-dependent methyltransferase, which translates into the protein MIGKLYLIPTTLGDTEPLEVMPLSVKNVIDQLDYFIVENEKSARRFIKKITPEKKQSSLHIMSLDKYAEEIETLTYLDVCQKGISVGLLSEAGVPAIADPGASMVKLAHQKNIQVVPLVGPSSILMAMMGSGMNGQNFAFNGYLPIDKGARKNAIKDLEKLSKDKNQSQIFIETPYRNEKMFTELKDTLAPITHLCIAADITLPSEYIKTMMVKDWKRQKPDLHKKPAIFIIQK